One Acinetobacter colistiniresistens DNA segment encodes these proteins:
- a CDS encoding COG4705 family protein, with the protein MDKNTLSQTFSKVPEVTLIFWIIKIAATTLGETAGDALSMSLNFGYILSTCIFSIIFIGFVALQMKARQYKPFLYWATIISTTTLGTTIADFVDRSLGIGYFGGSTLLLILLLASLAVWYQSCGNIAVNSVQSTKSEAFYWITIMFSQTLGTALGDWTADTQGLGYTASALIFGSLLLMLAAFYYWTQISRTLLFWSAFVLTRPLGAVLGDFLDKPLDHGGLDLSRFGASFVLLAFIVMCLMFFKTKPASTAH; encoded by the coding sequence ATGGATAAAAATACGCTCAGTCAGACATTTAGCAAAGTTCCTGAAGTTACCCTCATCTTCTGGATCATAAAAATTGCAGCAACCACGCTGGGTGAAACAGCGGGTGATGCTTTATCTATGTCGCTTAATTTTGGTTATATCTTAAGCACCTGTATTTTCTCTATTATTTTCATTGGCTTTGTTGCATTGCAAATGAAAGCCAGACAATACAAACCTTTCTTATATTGGGCAACAATCATTTCCACCACTACACTCGGCACCACCATCGCAGATTTTGTGGATCGCTCTTTAGGAATCGGCTATTTCGGAGGCAGTACACTGCTTCTTATTTTATTACTTGCTTCTCTGGCAGTCTGGTATCAGAGTTGTGGAAATATTGCAGTTAATAGCGTTCAGTCTACAAAAAGTGAAGCTTTTTATTGGATCACCATCATGTTTTCACAAACCTTAGGCACCGCTTTGGGAGACTGGACAGCTGATACGCAAGGATTGGGTTATACCGCCTCGGCATTGATCTTTGGTTCTCTCCTCTTAATGCTAGCTGCATTTTATTACTGGACTCAAATCTCAAGAACCTTACTTTTCTGGTCCGCCTTCGTTCTCACAAGACCTTTAGGTGCTGTCCTAGGAGATTTCCTTGATAAACCACTGGATCATGGGGGCCTTGATTTAAGTCGATTCGGTGCTTCATTCGTGTTATTGGCTTTTATTGTAATGTGTCTCATGTTCTTTAAAACCAAACCAGCCTCAACAGCACATTAA
- a CDS encoding undecaprenyl-diphosphatase yields MSIEAIDIRLFNWINATATQNPILDKIALFSSHNLIAVLFIFLIVSLFFKDKAYKGQFIKTLITVLASLLVTQLIHAVYYHPRPFDLGIGHILTGHGSSSSFPSQHTLTVMTIAFSYLLSGYRKIGSMALLLGVIVGWSRVYIGVHFPFDILGSFVIAFILVLIMNLVFKEFILKFRKPVSISLAK; encoded by the coding sequence ATGTCAATTGAAGCTATCGATATTCGTTTATTTAACTGGATAAACGCTACTGCAACACAAAACCCTATTTTAGATAAAATTGCATTATTTTCTTCACATAATTTAATTGCAGTTTTATTTATATTTTTAATTGTCTCTTTATTTTTTAAGGATAAGGCATATAAAGGGCAGTTTATAAAAACGTTGATTACAGTGTTGGCTTCTTTATTGGTGACACAACTGATTCATGCCGTGTATTACCATCCACGTCCTTTTGATCTTGGGATTGGGCATATCTTGACAGGGCATGGTTCATCTTCATCATTTCCAAGTCAGCATACCTTAACAGTCATGACGATTGCTTTTTCATACTTGCTCTCAGGCTACCGAAAAATTGGCAGTATGGCACTTTTACTGGGCGTCATTGTGGGCTGGTCAAGAGTTTATATTGGTGTCCACTTTCCTTTTGATATATTAGGTTCATTTGTTATTGCTTTTATACTTGTATTAATTATGAATCTGGTTTTCAAAGAGTTTATTTTAAAATTCAGGAAACCCGTTTCTATATCCCTAGCTAAATAA
- a CDS encoding PqiC family protein, whose protein sequence is MINSTVKPLLMVSSKISLLSMALLLAACSSTPTPNYYTLASKVSPLANSKVRVIEVLPVGLPDRINRAPIVVQDAAGKSRILENERWTSTLGAELRDNLSAGLQQKLGAVDRYNSGMAGGKVSYRVATDFSHFDVVTADATKKNVEVAVAWIIKRNDPNITLDQNSNQNQQLACRMSFSQPIQDHNDSMQNIVSAVSGSLSRVVDAIALSIMASDSKTQTNINGVICS, encoded by the coding sequence ATGATCAACAGCACAGTCAAACCACTATTGATGGTTTCATCGAAAATCAGTCTCTTGTCCATGGCTTTATTGTTGGCTGCATGTTCAAGTACGCCTACGCCAAATTATTATACCTTGGCAAGCAAAGTCTCACCTTTGGCAAATTCGAAGGTGCGTGTGATCGAGGTTCTGCCTGTTGGTTTGCCTGATCGTATCAATCGTGCGCCGATCGTAGTGCAGGATGCTGCGGGTAAATCACGAATTTTAGAGAACGAGCGCTGGACCTCAACGTTGGGTGCGGAGTTAAGAGACAATTTGTCAGCCGGTTTGCAGCAAAAGCTTGGCGCGGTCGATCGTTATAATAGCGGTATGGCAGGCGGTAAAGTGTCTTATCGGGTTGCGACTGATTTTTCCCATTTTGATGTTGTCACTGCTGATGCTACCAAGAAAAATGTAGAGGTCGCTGTGGCTTGGATTATTAAACGTAATGATCCCAATATCACTTTGGATCAAAATTCAAATCAAAATCAGCAGTTGGCGTGTCGGATGAGCTTTAGTCAACCGATACAGGATCATAATGATTCAATGCAGAATATTGTGAGTGCAGTTAGTGGATCATTGAGCAGAGTTGTTGACGCCATTGCACTGTCAATTATGGCCTCGGATTCGAAAACTCAAACCAACATCAATGGGGTGATTTGTTCATAA